CGCTGCACGACATCGTGAAGGCCGGTAAGGCTCGCTACATCGGCGCGTCATCCATGCACGCGTGGCAGTTCTCGAAAGCACAGTATGTGGCTGAGAGGAATGGCTGGACTCCCTTCATCTCGATGCAGAGCCAGTACAACCTCCTCACTCGTGAGGACGAACGTGAGCTGCACCCACTCAGCGTGGACCAGGGTGTTGGTCTGCTGCCCTGGAGCCCCCTTGCCCGCGGCAAGTTGACCCGCGACTGGGACAGCACCACCGCTCGTGTGGCGACCGACAAATTCAGCCAGATCCTGTACCGGCAGGCGGAAGCGGAGGATCGCAAGATCGTGGAGGCCGTGACGAGCATCGCCGCAGCGCGCGGGGTTTCTCGCGCTCAGGTGGCATTGGCCTGGGTGATGCAGCGCGGCGTGGTGTCCTCCCCCATTGTTGGTGCCACAAAGCGCCATCACCTGGATGACGCTGTCGCTGCGTTGGATCTGTCACTGTCCGCAAGCGAGATCACCCAGCTGGAGGAGCACTACACGCCCCACGCCCAGGAAGGGTTTAGCTAGATCTTTTCTTCCCGTCACGAGGAAAAGTTCAACGCACCGAAGGTGAGAAAAGGAGGATTCCCGTGGTTCACTTCATCGACCCGCTGGAGGAGAACCCTGCCCCGGTGCGACGCTCGGCTCCGATCCGTCGCTCCCGCATCGGTCAGCGCGAGGTGTTGTCGCGTGGTTCGGCAAAGGTGAGCGTTGCGGTGGAACCGTGGGTGCGGGTGGACGAACAGCAGATCTTCCACCTGACCCACGAGCACAATCTGGCGTCGATCCTGGCCGAGAAGCAGCTCTTGGCCGATGCCAGCCCCGACTGGGACGAGCGTCCGGTCGTGGACCTGTCGTCCGCACACACTCGGATCACTCGTCGCGACCGACATACGGGCCATCACGGTGACTCCGTGGTGGCGGACTTCGTTCCCTTCTCCCTGCGCCCGGATTCACACCAGCTGTGCAGCCTGTCCGACCGCTCCGGCCTTATCCTGCTGATGAGCACGATAGCGACCGTGCTCGACTGGCAGGCGACCGCGCACCGGGCCCACGTGCCCAAAATGCTGTTCACCAACGCCGATGCTGCTGCACCGAACACCCAGTTCGGCCGCACACGGGACCAGCTGGCATCGCTCGTGCGGGTGCTGTTCAGCCCGGCCACGGCGCACGAGCACGTTGCGGAGTCACGAGAAGCCGAGTTTCTCGTGCAGGGCTTCTTTCCTCTTCGGCGGATTACCTCGATCGCGGTGCCTGACGAGCCAGCCGCCACTCGCATTCGCGGAATACTCGGTGCGACCTCATCGACCATGACCGTCATCGTTCGGCCGGAGTGGTTCAGCCTCAACTGACTGTCGCGCGAACGCCCGTGTGGCACGGAGCGCACCTCGGGAGGCAGAGCCGGTCGACGGTCGTAGGCTGGAGCAATGATGCCTGCGCTGCCGCTCCCCCGTTTCGGGTGCGACCCGTGCTGACGACGGGTCTGGTCTTGGCGGCTGTGTTTATCGGCTCCAGCCTGCAGCGCATTACGGGAATGGGCTTTGGCCTCGTGGCCGCCCCCTTCATGGTGCTCCTTCTCGGACCGGTTGAGGGCGTCATGCTGGTGAACATCTGTGCGGCTGTCACGGCATCCGCTATTTTGCTGCGGGTGCGCACGCACATTGACTGGCATCGGTACCGCGGCCTCGTGGGCTTTGCGCTGCTGGGTATTCTTCCGGGCGCGTTTGTTTTGCAATTTGTGTCCGTGGCGTGGCTGGAGATTTGTATTGGTGTCCTGGTGGCGGCGGCGCTCACCGTGTCCATCAACCTCAAACGCGCGACGCTGCGCGACAGCCGGAGGAATCGGGCCGTCGCCGGGCTTGCCAGTGGGTTTATGAATGCGACCGCCGGCGTGGGCGGGCCGGCGGTGAGCGTTTACGCCATTGCCACCCTGTGGCCCCATCGCTCGTTCGCGGCGACCATGCAACCGTATTTTCTGACCCTCGCCCTGGCATCCGTCGCGGCGAAGCTGGCCACCGGGTCGGCGGGACTCCCAGATCTGCCAATCTGGGCGTGGGTTGCCGTGGGTGTCGCTTGTCTGGCCGGATTGGGTCTTGGTGAGGGCCTCGCCCGAGTCGTCGAAGCCCCGGCGGCACGTCGTCTGCTCGTGATCGTGGCCTACGTGGGTTCCGTCCTCACCGTGGGACGCGGTCTTCTGGAATTGCTCGGCTGACGACGAGGAAAAAGTCGCTGGTGGGGTCAGAGCAGATCGGGTCAGGGCTTCTCGGTGCCACCCATGGCCCGCGCGATCACAATCTGGTCCCGACCGGCACGTTTTGCGTCGTACAGGGCGCGATCCGCTCGCGCCAGCCAGTCTGGAATACTGCCGTCTCGTTCCAGCTGCGCAAGACCCGCGCTCACGGTACAGCGAAGACCCGGCGCCACGGCCTCCCAGTCGTAGCCGCGCACCGATGCGAGCAGCCGCTCGCACGCGATTGCCGCCTCGCGCTCACTGGTTTCGGCGAAGATCAGTAAGAACTCTTCACCGCCCACACGAACCGCGAGGTCGGTGCCACGCGTGATCGTGCGGAGCATTCCAGCCACCACGGTGAGCACCTCATCACCGGTGGTGTGTCCATGGTCGTCGTTGACGAGCTTGAAGTTGTCCAGATCGATCATGGCCGCGCAGAGGGGTCTATTTCGGCGTTGCGCACGCGCAATCATCCACGGCAGTTCCCGGTCCAGCGCACGGCGGTTGGAAAGTTGGGTGAGTGGGTCGGTGTGCGCCTGATCGTTGAGCTCTTCCGCGCGAATCTTTTCGACACGCAGCTGCAGCCGTGACTTTTCCATTTCATGGCGAGCCTGCTCGATCTCAATTGTGTTGATGAGCATTTGAGACTGCAGCCCGGCCGTCTGCACCGTCATCAGCAGCGTGACGGCGTGCAGCTTCTCATAGTGGGCCAGAGCCAGATCAAAGCGCCCATCCGCTTTGTAGATCTCAAACAATGCGCGGTGGAGTTTGGCAAGCAGCTTCGGCTCACCGCACACATCGGGATTCGCGAGTTGGTCTTCCATCATGGCGGCAGCCACGTCAACATGGCCCGCCTCGCGCGCCAGCTCAGCCAGCTGGGCGTCAATGTCAATCTCCAGGCTTCGGTAGCCGTGCGTCCGGCTCAGCGCTTTGCCGCGCCGGCCCTGTTCACGGGCCTCATCGTGCTGCCTTAACCCCACCAAGAAGCTCACCAGATTGGTTCTTGCCAGCGTCTCGTTGAAGGGATTACCCTGCGCCTCGGCGAGCGCAACAGCCTCTCTCATCAGAGCTAATCCAGTCGTGAAAGCCGGCGTGGCGTCCTCGCCGCCCGCCAGGAGCTCCCGTGCGATCACCAGGTAGGTATCACCCAGATTGTTCACCGCAACAAAACTCGTTTCCGCGTCCTCCAACCGTTGCGCAACGGCGAGGGCCTGCCGGCCTAAATCAATAGATCGCTGACCATCTCCCATCGCCCCGTGCACGAGTGAGAACCGGCTCAGTGCCCAGAATTCTGCCGTCGGGTTACCGCAGGCGCGCGCCGCCTCAAGCGCCCCCAACACGTGCCGCACGGCTGTTTCATTCAGCGCCGTATCGGTGAAGGCCAGCGCCAGAGTGCAGTGCACCGTGGATTGGGCGAGGAGGTCCCCCGTCGCCTCGAAATACTCCAGCGCAAGGAGACCGTGCTTCACCGACGCCTGATAATCGCCGAGCCGCAGCCGGTGCAGGGTGAGAAGCTGACGCGCTTTCGCCTGCTGCGCCGGGTTCGCGCCGTCGGCAGTCAAGGCAGCTTCCGCCTGTTCGGCACCGAGGCGATGTTCACCCTTCGTGCTCGATCGTTCGCTGTCGGCCAGAAGGTTGTCAATGCCGGCACCGAGACACTCCGGCGGACAGATCTCGGTGTCCATCATGATGCAGCCCCCCAGCTCTCTGAAATTCCCCGTGAACCCGCTGGCGAACCGCCTCTGGTCTCCGCTTGGTCCACATTTGACCCAGTGACATCATAATCATGCGGGAGCGACAGAACGGGTCATTGCCGACTTAGGTGTCATCTTGTGACATCGTCCAGCCACAGAGGCGCCAGTTTCGTGCTCAGCCCGGCATCCGCTCATCACATTCCAGCCAGCGACGCTAGGCTACACGGTGTGAAATCTGCCGTCCCCGCCACCCTTGCTGAGCGCCTTCCCGAGCGCGCGGCGATCATCGATCTCGCCGCCGTGCGGCACAACGTTCGACACCTGGTCGCACTCGCCGCTGGCGCCGACGTCATGGCCGTGGTCAAGGCCGATGCCTACGGTCACGGCGCTCTCCCGGTGGCCCGAGCCGCCCTCGAAGCCGGAGCGAGCTGGCTGGGCCTGGCACACATCTGCGAGGCTCTCCCGCTTCGCGCAGCGGGCATCGACTCCCCCATGCTGGCGTGGCTCCACACGATTGACAGTGATTTTGCCGCCGCAGTGGCTGCCAATATCGATCTGGGATGCTCCGGCTGGGAACTCCCGTACATCGTCGCTGCCGCGGAGGCGCTGAGGACGACCGCCCGCATTCACCTGAAGATCGACACCGGTCTGGGGCGCAACGGCTGCACTCCGGCGGACTGGGACGAGTTCGTGCGCCGGGCGCGACAGGCCGAGTTAGCGGGGACGGTCACAGTGGTGGGTATTTTCTCGCACCTTGCGGTGGCCGACGAGCCTGACCGTCCCGAAACCGCTGAGCAACTTGCTGCGTTCGCCACGGCCAATGCTCAGGCCGAGGCGGCGGGACTGCGTCCCAGCCTGCGACACATCGCTAACAGTGCCGGGGTACTCTCCCGCGCCGATACCCACTTCAACCTCGTGCGACCCGGGCTGGCCCTGTACGGACTGTCACCGTTCGCCGGCCGCACATCAGAGAGCTTGGGCCTGCGTCCGGTGATGACGCTGCGCACCGTGATCTCACTCTGCAAAGACGTGCCGGCCGGCCAGGGAGTCTCGTATGGGCTCGACTATCGGACCGCATCGGCGTCGACACTCGGCCTCGTTCCCCTCGGCTACGCAGATGGTATTCCCCGCATCGCGACTGGCGGCCCGGTGCGCGTCAACGGGGTCACGTATCCCGTGGTCGGACGCATTGCCATGGACCAGATGGTTATCGACCTCGGCTATGCCGAGGGTGCGGCCACCGACGGGAGCGTCATCGGCACGGAGGCTCTTCTCTTCGGCCCGGGCGACGATGGGGAGGCATCCGTTGACGAGTGGGCTGCCGCTGCCGGAACCATCAATTATGAGGTTGTCACCCGCATCAGCCCCCGCGTGCCCCGCGTGTACCGCAACACCACCCCCGACTGACGCACCGGGTCACACGCATCCGCTCAGAGCCGGGGCCGGCCCGCCCAGCGTTCCGCCTTGAGGGCGAGGTGCAGTTCGAGACGCGCCTTCCCGCCCAGGGGATCCACACCGATGAGGGAGCGGATGCGTCCCAGCCGGTTGTAAATACTGGTGCGGTGCAAATGCAGTTGCGCCGCCACCTCGGCAACAGAGCCGTCGGTGTCGTAGAGCAGTTCGAGCACGGGCAATAACTCACCATTCCGATCAAGCTCCCGAAGCTCCGAGAAGAGAGTGGATTCACCGGACGACACGTCGCGGCCATCGACGGCCAGAAATTGGTACACGCCGATGGTGCGAAACGACACGAGTGCTCCCAGCTGAGCATCCACCCACGCCGCCTGTACCGCACTGCGTGCCTGGGCATACGCACCCGGCAGGCGACGCAGGTCGGCAAAGGGTTCGCTCAACCCGAGCAGCGCGGGAGATGCCGGCTGCCCACCTCGGCGAGAGACTTCGAGTCCGAAGCGACGCAGAATTTCCGCCTCATCGATGCCATCAATGGCATCCTGCAGCAGCAGCACGGCGTGGGTCTCGGTCCCAGCAGAAAACAGCACGGTATTGATGCCGAGCGTGGCATGCAGGGCTGACAGCCGCTGCAGCAGACTACTTTCCACCGGGTCGGCGGGGCTTTCACCACGCTCCAGCAGCGTCGCGAGCCGCCACGGCCCGCGCCCATGCACTCCAGGCCAGCCCCCCACCGCCACCAATGCCTCGCGGTCACCGAGACAAGCCGCGAGAAACTGGGCCTCCCGCACACGGCGCCCATCGGAATCCGCGCTCGTGCGACTCAGCAGCATCTCGGCAAGCACATCCATTTCGGGGCGGATCACCCGCAACTCCTGCAAAATCGCGTCGGGTGAGCGCTCGTCATCCAACTGCAGCACCCACAGGTACCCCACCCGGAACCCACGGGCGAGCAACGGCACACACACTCGGCCCAGCATGCCGAGGTCGGCATTTGCCGGAATGGCCACCGGTTTCACCGAGCTGGCAATGCCGTGGCTCAGCTGCCAGGAACTCACGTCGGGGGGAACGACCTTGCTCAGC
This sequence is a window from Cryobacterium sp. CG_9.6. Protein-coding genes within it:
- a CDS encoding aldo/keto reductase, giving the protein MKYVKLGTSGLEISAVSLGCMSYGDPGRGAHGWTMPEEQSRPFIRDALELGITMFDTANIYSLGHSEEIVGRALADFARRDEITLATKVHGVMRPGPNGGGLSRAHIMHEIDASLRRLGTDYVDLYQIHRWDPTVPIEETLEALHDIVKAGKARYIGASSMHAWQFSKAQYVAERNGWTPFISMQSQYNLLTREDERELHPLSVDQGVGLLPWSPLARGKLTRDWDSTTARVATDKFSQILYRQAEAEDRKIVEAVTSIAAARGVSRAQVALAWVMQRGVVSSPIVGATKRHHLDDAVAALDLSLSASEITQLEEHYTPHAQEGFS
- a CDS encoding DarT ssDNA thymidine ADP-ribosyltransferase family protein — encoded protein: MVHFIDPLEENPAPVRRSAPIRRSRIGQREVLSRGSAKVSVAVEPWVRVDEQQIFHLTHEHNLASILAEKQLLADASPDWDERPVVDLSSAHTRITRRDRHTGHHGDSVVADFVPFSLRPDSHQLCSLSDRSGLILLMSTIATVLDWQATAHRAHVPKMLFTNADAAAPNTQFGRTRDQLASLVRVLFSPATAHEHVAESREAEFLVQGFFPLRRITSIAVPDEPAATRIRGILGATSSTMTVIVRPEWFSLN
- a CDS encoding sulfite exporter TauE/SafE family protein, which codes for MLTTGLVLAAVFIGSSLQRITGMGFGLVAAPFMVLLLGPVEGVMLVNICAAVTASAILLRVRTHIDWHRYRGLVGFALLGILPGAFVLQFVSVAWLEICIGVLVAAALTVSINLKRATLRDSRRNRAVAGLASGFMNATAGVGGPAVSVYAIATLWPHRSFAATMQPYFLTLALASVAAKLATGSAGLPDLPIWAWVAVGVACLAGLGLGEGLARVVEAPAARRLLVIVAYVGSVLTVGRGLLELLG
- a CDS encoding GGDEF domain-containing protein gives rise to the protein MMDTEICPPECLGAGIDNLLADSERSSTKGEHRLGAEQAEAALTADGANPAQQAKARQLLTLHRLRLGDYQASVKHGLLALEYFEATGDLLAQSTVHCTLALAFTDTALNETAVRHVLGALEAARACGNPTAEFWALSRFSLVHGAMGDGQRSIDLGRQALAVAQRLEDAETSFVAVNNLGDTYLVIARELLAGGEDATPAFTTGLALMREAVALAEAQGNPFNETLARTNLVSFLVGLRQHDEAREQGRRGKALSRTHGYRSLEIDIDAQLAELAREAGHVDVAAAMMEDQLANPDVCGEPKLLAKLHRALFEIYKADGRFDLALAHYEKLHAVTLLMTVQTAGLQSQMLINTIEIEQARHEMEKSRLQLRVEKIRAEELNDQAHTDPLTQLSNRRALDRELPWMIARAQRRNRPLCAAMIDLDNFKLVNDDHGHTTGDEVLTVVAGMLRTITRGTDLAVRVGGEEFLLIFAETSEREAAIACERLLASVRGYDWEAVAPGLRCTVSAGLAQLERDGSIPDWLARADRALYDAKRAGRDQIVIARAMGGTEKP
- the alr gene encoding alanine racemase, which codes for MKSAVPATLAERLPERAAIIDLAAVRHNVRHLVALAAGADVMAVVKADAYGHGALPVARAALEAGASWLGLAHICEALPLRAAGIDSPMLAWLHTIDSDFAAAVAANIDLGCSGWELPYIVAAAEALRTTARIHLKIDTGLGRNGCTPADWDEFVRRARQAELAGTVTVVGIFSHLAVADEPDRPETAEQLAAFATANAQAEAAGLRPSLRHIANSAGVLSRADTHFNLVRPGLALYGLSPFAGRTSESLGLRPVMTLRTVISLCKDVPAGQGVSYGLDYRTASASTLGLVPLGYADGIPRIATGGPVRVNGVTYPVVGRIAMDQMVIDLGYAEGAATDGSVIGTEALLFGPGDDGEASVDEWAAAAGTINYEVVTRISPRVPRVYRNTTPD
- a CDS encoding helix-turn-helix domain-containing protein, whose protein sequence is MKAADIDQAVAIIAAKLGRALSLEDLDGLLLAYSAHQATADRVRTNFLLSKVVPPDVSSWQLSHGIASSVKPVAIPANADLGMLGRVCVPLLARGFRVGYLWVLQLDDERSPDAILQELRVIRPEMDVLAEMLLSRTSADSDGRRVREAQFLAACLGDREALVAVGGWPGVHGRGPWRLATLLERGESPADPVESSLLQRLSALHATLGINTVLFSAGTETHAVLLLQDAIDGIDEAEILRRFGLEVSRRGGQPASPALLGLSEPFADLRRLPGAYAQARSAVQAAWVDAQLGALVSFRTIGVYQFLAVDGRDVSSGESTLFSELRELDRNGELLPVLELLYDTDGSVAEVAAQLHLHRTSIYNRLGRIRSLIGVDPLGGKARLELHLALKAERWAGRPRL